Proteins from a genomic interval of Dethiosulfovibrio peptidovorans:
- a CDS encoding single-stranded DNA-binding protein, whose product MQAQSTIRHQLESAQKLREIVEAMTFAHPVIGVYDPLDYAWKGFEAYVQRYGHGPKRVLFLGMNPGPWGMAQTGVPFGEITTVRDWLDIEEPVGHPDDEHPSYPIQGLDCHRSEVSGRRLWGLFKERFSTPEEFFKDHFVVNYCPLLFLVESIRKNGVTGARNLTPDKLPASKRRELFDACDAHLRTVTKALNPAWIVAIGTFAEKRAIKAFGPTGPKVVRILHPSPASPMSNRAWPEKVTQCLQENGVWPSNLIS is encoded by the coding sequence ATGCAAGCCCAAAGTACTATTCGACACCAACTTGAGAGCGCTCAAAAACTCCGTGAGATCGTTGAGGCCATGACTTTTGCTCATCCGGTTATAGGAGTCTACGATCCCCTGGATTATGCGTGGAAGGGCTTTGAGGCCTACGTACAGCGCTACGGTCATGGCCCCAAGCGCGTCCTGTTTTTAGGCATGAATCCCGGTCCCTGGGGCATGGCTCAGACAGGAGTGCCCTTTGGCGAGATTACGACCGTTCGAGACTGGCTCGACATAGAGGAGCCGGTAGGGCACCCCGATGACGAGCATCCGAGCTACCCTATTCAGGGGTTGGACTGCCATCGATCAGAGGTGAGCGGACGGAGGCTATGGGGACTGTTCAAAGAACGCTTTTCCACACCGGAGGAATTCTTTAAAGATCATTTTGTGGTGAACTACTGCCCACTCTTATTTCTCGTAGAGTCAATCCGAAAAAACGGTGTCACCGGAGCCAGAAACCTGACACCTGATAAGCTCCCAGCATCGAAACGACGGGAGCTCTTCGACGCCTGTGACGCGCACCTTCGGACTGTCACGAAGGCACTAAACCCTGCTTGGATAGTAGCCATAGGGACCTTCGCTGAAAAACGAGCTATAAAGGCCTTCGGTCCCACCGGACCGAAGGTGGTGCGAATCCTTCACCCCAGCCCAGCATCGCCTATGAGCAACCGAGCCTGGCCGGAGAAGGTCACCCAATGCCTCCAAGAAAACGGTGTATGGCCCTCAAATCTGATTTCTTGA
- the trpB gene encoding tryptophan synthase subunit beta, with product MLKATVTGGREGYFGAYGGRFVSPMLEGALDDLSRGFSAAAADQEFEREYVRLLREFVGRPSALTECVNLSRKLGGGRLFVKREDLNHTGAHKINNAVGQALLAQRMGKSRLIAETGAGMHGVASATVAALMGMDCVVYMGALDVERQAPNVHRMKLLGTSVVPVTRGQGVLKDAVDVALDAYVADPQAFYLLGSAVGPHPYPSMVRYFQQIIGTEAREQMLEREGRLPDEIVACVGGGSNAIGLFSGFLDDGSVSITGVEPAGRGLKSGAHAATLSVGVPGVLHGFRSYVLTDSDGQVAPVYSISAGLDYPGVGPEHAFLKDSGRVSYVSVTDKEALEAFHLLCRTEGIIPALESAHALAYAMKRLPEMDRDEILLANLSGRGDKDMEQIMALESADIDQ from the coding sequence ATGTTGAAGGCTACCGTGACCGGGGGACGAGAGGGATATTTCGGGGCGTATGGCGGGAGGTTCGTCTCACCGATGTTGGAGGGGGCTTTGGACGATCTGTCTCGGGGTTTTTCAGCTGCCGCTGCCGATCAGGAGTTTGAACGAGAGTATGTCCGGCTTCTTCGGGAGTTCGTAGGTCGTCCGTCGGCCCTGACCGAGTGTGTCAACTTGAGTCGAAAGCTAGGAGGTGGGCGGCTGTTTGTCAAGCGGGAGGATCTGAACCATACCGGGGCCCACAAGATCAACAACGCGGTGGGGCAGGCGCTGCTGGCGCAACGAATGGGGAAATCCAGGCTCATCGCCGAGACGGGGGCCGGGATGCATGGGGTTGCTTCGGCTACAGTGGCAGCTCTCATGGGCATGGACTGTGTGGTGTACATGGGAGCTCTGGATGTGGAGCGTCAGGCACCCAACGTGCACCGCATGAAACTTTTGGGTACCTCGGTTGTCCCCGTTACCCGGGGGCAGGGAGTACTCAAAGATGCTGTCGATGTCGCCCTGGATGCTTACGTAGCGGATCCCCAGGCTTTCTACCTTCTGGGTTCTGCAGTGGGGCCGCATCCGTATCCCTCCATGGTACGCTATTTTCAGCAGATCATAGGGACGGAAGCCAGAGAGCAGATGCTGGAGCGTGAGGGCAGGCTTCCCGACGAGATCGTAGCCTGCGTGGGTGGGGGGAGCAACGCCATCGGGCTCTTCTCGGGATTCCTGGACGATGGGTCGGTCAGCATCACCGGTGTGGAGCCTGCCGGGCGAGGTCTTAAGAGCGGTGCGCACGCCGCTACGCTCTCGGTTGGGGTTCCCGGAGTCTTACACGGTTTCAGAAGCTACGTGCTGACGGATTCTGACGGACAGGTCGCCCCCGTATACTCCATCTCTGCTGGGCTGGATTATCCCGGAGTGGGGCCAGAGCACGCTTTTCTCAAGGACAGCGGTCGGGTCTCCTACGTGTCCGTCACCGATAAAGAGGCTTTGGAGGCCTTTCACCTCCTGTGCCGAACCGAAGGCATTATACCTGCCCTGGAGAGTGCTCACGCACTAGCGTACGCCATGAAGCGCTTGCCTGAGATGGATCGGGACGAGATCCTTCTGGCCAATCTCTCAGGACGAGGTGATAAGGATATGGAGCAGATCATGGCTCTCGAGAGCGCTGACATCGATCAGTGA